DNA from Buchnera aphidicola (Eriosoma lanigerum):
AAATATTTCTAATAAAGCTAGAGAAAAAAAGTTAATTTTATCTGATTTACAAGATGGAACGTTTACTATATCTAATTTAGGTAGTGTAGGAGGAATTAATTTTACTCCAATTATTAATGCTTCAGAGGTGGCTATTTTAGGAATTTCAAAATGTATAACTAAACCTGTATGGAATGGAAAAATATTTCAACCAAAATTAATGTTACCTTTATCGCTTTCTTATGATCATCGTGTTATTAATGGTGTTGAGGCTGCACGTTTTATAAATTTTCTTATTACTCATTTATCTGATATTCGGTTGTTTATGATGTAAATCATAACAGTATGTATGATATTTAGCATATAGTATATGTATTATATTAATATATATATTTTAATATGGTTGTATTAATTATTTATAATTATATTAAAATCATTTATATATAGTTTATTTTTTATATTAAAAATCAATTGAGAATTTTATAATGAACAAAGAAATAGAAACACAAGTAGTAGTGTTAGGATCAGGACCAGCTGGATATACAGCTGCATTTCGTTGTGCTGATTTGGGTTTAAAAACTGTATTAATAGAAAAATATAGTACTTTAGGTGGTGTATGTTTAAATGTTGGTTGTATTCCTTCTAAATATTTATTATATATTTCAGAAGTCATTAATGATGTAAAAGGATTATCGTCTAAAGGTATAGACTTTGGTGTTCCAAATATTGATTTGTCTAAAATACGTTTTTGGAAAAATAAAATATTAGATCAATTAACTAATGGTTTAAACACTCTTGCAAAGCATAGAAATATAGTAGTATTACATGGTAGTGCTTCTTTTAATACTAGAAATAGTATTATAGTTGATAATAATCATACTAATATTTGTGTACATTTTTCCCATGCTATTATTGCTACTGGTTCTAAATCTATAAAATCGAAACTATTTCCTAGGGATAATACTCGTATTTGGGATTCTACAGATGCTTTAAATGTATCTATGATACCAAAACGATTTTTAATTGTTGGAGCTGGAATTATTGGTTTAGAAATGGCTACTTTTTATAGTGCTTTAGGATCTAATATTGATGTTATTGATTCTTCTAGTCAATTGTTACCTTTTCTTGATCGTGATATTATTGCAATATTTAAAAAAGGTATTAAAAAACAATTTAATTTAATATTAAATGCTAAAATTGAAGTAGTAGAAAGTAGAAGGCATGAAGTTTATATCAAGATGAAAGATAATAATAAAAAAGAATTTGAATCTTGTTATGATGCTGTTTTAGTAGCAATAGGTAGAAGAGCTAGTTGTAATAATTTAGGATTAGAACAATTGGGAGTACAATTAGATAATAATGGTTTTATTATTGTAGATAAACAACTTAAGACGAATATTAAAAATATTTATGCTATTGGAGATGTATTAGGTCATCCAATGTTAGCACATAAAGGTATTTATCAAGCTAATATTGCTGCAGAAGTAATTTCTGGTAAAAATCATTATTTTGAACCTAAAGTTATACCTGCAATAGCATATACTTATCCTGAATTGTCTTGGGTAGGTGTGTCAGAAGAAGAAGCAATAAAATTTGGTATAGATTATGTTAGTGCTGTTTTTCCTTGGAAAGCTTCAGGAAAAGCATTAGTGTCTAATTCTGGAAATGGAATGACTAAATTAATTTTTGATAAAAAAACTAATAGAATTATAGGAGGTTCTTTAGTCGGTAAACATTCTGGAGAACTATTGGGGGAAATAGGATTAGCTATTGAGATGGGTTGTGATGCAGAAGATTTAGCATTAACCATTCATGCACATCCTACTTTATATGAATCAATTGGTTTATCTGCAAAAATATTTCAAGGTACTATAACTGATATTTTAACTCACAATTAATTATTTCTATGGTTTATTTAATTATTATTAGATAGTGATATTCAGTTATATTATTGGTATAAGATTGTGCAGGTTGGGTACTGCATAATCTTAATGTAAATAAGATGAATACATAATAATAAATATATTATATTAATTTATTTTTTGTACATGAAATATATAAATAGTATTAATATTATACTTAATAAAATTTTTCTTTATATAATTTTATTGTATACTTTGTATATGATTTTTGCATGTTATAATATGTAATTTGAATTAATAAAATCATTCAGAATATTTCAAGAATAAATAATATCATAGATATAAATTATAAAATTAGTATAGATTGTATGTATTTGTTTTCATTTATATTGTTATATACATAAGTATAAAAATATTAATTT
Protein-coding regions in this window:
- the lpdA gene encoding dihydrolipoyl dehydrogenase; its protein translation is MNKEIETQVVVLGSGPAGYTAAFRCADLGLKTVLIEKYSTLGGVCLNVGCIPSKYLLYISEVINDVKGLSSKGIDFGVPNIDLSKIRFWKNKILDQLTNGLNTLAKHRNIVVLHGSASFNTRNSIIVDNNHTNICVHFSHAIIATGSKSIKSKLFPRDNTRIWDSTDALNVSMIPKRFLIVGAGIIGLEMATFYSALGSNIDVIDSSSQLLPFLDRDIIAIFKKGIKKQFNLILNAKIEVVESRRHEVYIKMKDNNKKEFESCYDAVLVAIGRRASCNNLGLEQLGVQLDNNGFIIVDKQLKTNIKNIYAIGDVLGHPMLAHKGIYQANIAAEVISGKNHYFEPKVIPAIAYTYPELSWVGVSEEEAIKFGIDYVSAVFPWKASGKALVSNSGNGMTKLIFDKKTNRIIGGSLVGKHSGELLGEIGLAIEMGCDAEDLALTIHAHPTLYESIGLSAKIFQGTITDILTHN